CCCCCGAACCCGCGGCAATGATGTGATTTAAGGCGTTTCTGCCGCCCCCGCCGATACCTATAATTTTTATTTTGTCTTCAAGCAGGGGTTCCGGCGATGTTTGAACAAAAGTCAACTGGCTGTCATCTGAATGGATTGCATTGGATTGTTCGTTCTCTGAAAAATACAGTTCTTGTGCAGGCAAACCCACTGTAGACCGCTCCTCTGTCTATAAATTAGCATCTTAAAAACTACCCCTGTATTATAGCATCAGAGGGAAATTTTAGGGATGGTTTTGCAAAAAAATTTTTGAAAATTTTTCAAAAAAGGGATACGTGTAAAATTTTAGTCAATAAAAGTCTATAATATTATTCTCTTTTTATGCCAATTATTTCTCTTTTCATAAAAAAAGTGTCTGTAAATACTGTTTACTCCTGCTTTTACACGCTATTGTACTGCAACAGGATTTTTCAGCAGACTGTCTGTATGTTTTGAAGAATTGTGTTTTACAAAAAACAGCGTGTCTTGTCCTTCTCTTTTTTACCGTAAAGTCCTCACATAATTTTTGTTGTTTTATATACTTTTTACACAGTGTTTATCACACATTGCGGCTGTTTTTTAAACATTTTGTTGTGGATAACTTCACACCTGTTACACCTATAAACCTTTGCAATTACTGTATTCTTTATTTCTAAACATCTTAATCACAAACTTATATACAATTTTGCAGTGTTATTTTCTCCTTTTTGTGTCTGTTTCTGTATTGTTTTTTGACAGCAAAAAAGGAAGCTTTGCGCTTCCTTTTTTTGTCTTTTCTATGTATTTTTCTGCCTGCTCTTTTTTTCCGCTATAACCCGGACTCTTGCTATAACTTCTCTTAGTGTTTCTCCGGCTGCTGTTTCCCTCAGTTCTGCTTTCGCTTTTTCAACCTGTTCTTCAGCCGCAAGCAGTACTCCCTGTCTTTCAAATGCCCTGAGCGCAGGCTTCGCACTGCTGATTCGTTCAACCTTACCTGCCGCAAACTCTATTTTTTTTATCTTTATTCCAAGAAACCATTCTACCCTGCTTTTAAACAGCTTTTCTTTAAAACGCAGACTCTGCAGGAGTGCGGCGTTTCTGACGTGTACCGTAAGCACTGCGCTGCTGTCTTCAAAACTGCAGTTTCCCGGGGAAGTTTCACGTCCCAAAGCTTCTTCGCTTCCCTGAAACAATGACTGCCACTCCTTTTCGAGCTTTGTAAGCCTGCCGCATATTTCAAGCATTCCTGCAGTTTCAGGAGGCAGACATTTCTGCCATTCTGAGAGCGTTTTTATTCTCTCAGGCATCTTTTTTTGACCTTCTGGAAGCTTCTATGGCTATCCAAAGCAGCTGTATGTCAGCTGGAGAGACACCTGAAATCCTTGAGGCCTGCCCGAGAGTGGCAGGCTGTATTTTTTCAAGTTTCTGCAGCCCTTCCGCTGAAAGCCCTGTGACTTTTGACAGGTCAAAGTTTTGCGGGAAGCGCAGCTGTTCCATTTTGGAGAATTTTTCCACCTGACGCAGCTGCCTGTCAATGTAACCCTCATATTTGCAGGCAACAGATATTTTTTCTCCTGTTTCCGTATCAACACTGCTTTCCGACAGTTTTGCCACTGTTTCCCAGCATATTTCCGGTCTTCTTAACAGCTCAAATGCTGTTGTTCCTTCAGTAAGCGGGGCCGCTCCGTTTTCTGCAATCATGCCGTTTACTGTGTCAGATGCCGGAATTTTGACGTTTTGCAGCCTTTCGGTTTCTTCATCGCGTTTTTTGCGGCGCATATTAAGAATATTCCATTTTTCGTCAGGAAGAAGCCCTATTTTGTGTCCTATGTCCGACAGTCTGTCGTCCGCGTTGTCAAAACGCAGAAGAAGTCTGTATTCACAGCGGCTTGTAAGCATTCTGTAGGGTTCTTCGGTGCCTTTTGTTACAAGATCATCAATCAGGACACCGCAGTATGCCTGTTCGCGTCCAAGCACAAGCGGTTCTTCGCCGCGCAGGACAAGCGCAGCGTTTATACCGGCAATAAGCCCCTGCACGCCTGCCTCTTCATAGCCGGAAGTTCCATTGATCTGTCCTGCCGTGAACAGCTTTTTTATTTTCTTTGACTCAAGCCACGGATGCATCTGCAAAGGGTTTGAGTAGTCGTATTCTATCGCGTAGCCAGGTTTAAGAATGTGGGCATGCTCACAGCCTTTAATTGTGGCAACTGATTCAAACTGGGCTTCAAGGCACATTGAAGTAGAGAAATTTTGCATGTAAACTTCCATATTTGCCGGGGAAACAGGTTCAAGAAAGACAGGATGTGACTCTTTTTGCGGGAATTTTATCAGCTTGTCGTCTATTGAGGGGCAGTAGCGTGGCCCTTTTTTGCCGGCAAGTTCACCCGAAACAAGCGGTGACCTGTCAAAGTATTTTCTTATTATTCTGTGTGTTTCGACATTTGTCCGTGTAAGACCACAGAACATGCCGCTGTATGTCTTTTTTTCGCCGAAATGGGAAAATGCCTGCGGCTCTTCAAGACTTTCCTGTTTTTCAAGTATATCCCAGTCTATCGTGTCTATCTGCAGACGCGGTGTGGTATCCGTGCGCAGTCTTCCCATGTCAAGACCTGCGCTGCGCAGACTTCTTGAAAGTGCTGTACCTGCAACACTTCCCAAAGGTCCCGATTTGTGGTTTGTCAGTCCGATATGGATTTTTGAGCCGAGAGAGGTGCCTGTGCAAAGAATTACTGCTTTTGCTCTGAAAATCTGTCCTGTTGTTATTTTTACCCCCGCGGCGCTTCCTTTTTCAACCACAAGCTCTGTTACCTGAGCCTGGTGAACTTCAAGGTTTGGGCAAGAGTAAAGTGCTTTCAAGTAAAATTCCGTGTACTTTTTGGGGTCACATTGTGCCCTAAGGCTTCGTACTGCAGGGCCTTTTGAAGTGTTCAGCCAGCGCAGGTGCCTTGTCGAGAAATCTGCAGCTTCTGCCATTACACCGCCCAACGCATCTATTTCCCGTACTATGTGCCCCTTTGCAGGGCCTCCTATGCTTGGGTTGCATGGCATCATTGCTGTTGCGTCAAGGTACAGATTAAGCATCAGCGTTTTTGCGCCCATTTTTGCGGATGCAAGTGCCGCTTCACAGCCTGCGTGTCCCCCGCCTACTATTATTACGTCGTATTCTTCTCCGTTTATTTTCATTCTATTCCGATATTTTCTCCACTTTTCCTTTGTCAACCCTGTACACAGCGCCGCGGAAGTTTTCAGTAAACGGTTCCGCTGTTGCGGCAATCACCTGTTCTTTTCTGTCAAGCAGTGTTCCAAACATTATTTCTCTGCCTCCGGTGTCAAGTTCTGCTGTTACTTCATCAAGAAGCAGTGTTGGTCTTTTGCCAGTCTTTCTGAAAACCCCTTCGCTGGCTGCAAGCATTAATGCTATTGCCGTGCGGCGTCTGTACCCGCGGCTTAACGCTTCTGCGGTCGGCAGATTGTTGCTTTCTATAATAATATCATCTCTTTGCGGGCCGACAAGCGGTATTCTGTATCTTTGTTCTTTTTCGCGCAGCGCAGCCAAACTTTCAAAGAAAAAACTTTCTTCGTTTTCACTTTTTATTCCTCCTTTAGCAAAAGAGAGAGTTGTTCCCTCTGCTGCCAGGCCGCTTAGTCTCTCCATTTCTTCCGAGAGGAGAATTACAGCTTCTTTTCTCATTTTCCATATCCATTGGGCAAGCGGTTCCATTACCTTCTCAACAATTTCAGTATTTTCCCCTTTTTTTAGGAGAACCGCTTTCTGCCGTACAGCCCTTTTGTATTCGCTGTGTCTTTTGGCATATGCGGGTATCAGAAGAGCAAGGAGAAGGTCAAGAAGGCGTCTTCTTCTTGCAGCAGGTCCTTCCACAAGCTGTGTGTCATCAGGCATGAAACAGAGCACCGGCATTCTGAAGCGCAGTTCTGTAGAAGAAAGAGGTTTGTCGTTGTATCTTATACTGTTTCTTTCTCCAAGGCAGACTTGTATTATTTCGCCGTATTCATCATCTTTCTGCCCGGTAAGAATGATATTTTTTTCCCTGCTTTCCCTTGCTGCGAGATCTTTCGTCTTTGTTCCTCCTTCAAAAGGCCCCCAGCCGGAAAGCAGGCTTATCCCCTCCAGAAAATTGGTTTTCCCGGAACTGTTAAGTCCGGTGAGCAAATTCAGCCCACCGGACAGTTGTACTTCTTGCGGTTCTATGTTTCTGAAATTTATATACTTTACTCTTCTAAATCCCATTTATTCCTCTTTTTCTTCTTCCTCTTCTGTAGGGACGTTAATCGGCGCTACGAGACAGATAAAACTTTCCTCTCCGACTCTTTTTATAGTGAGATGTCCCTGGCTCCCGTTGAAAGAAAGACTTACTTCCTGATCCCGGAGCACTTTAAGCGCTTCCATAAAGAACTTTGTGTTGACGCCGAATTTCAGTTCTTCTCCTGTAACGCGGGCTGATATCTCCTCTTTTGCCTGACCGAAATCGGGAGCCTTGCCGCGCATTTTAAAACTCTCTCCTTCGCTGATATCAAGAATTACCATTCTGTTGTGATCTCTTACAACAATGTCTATACGTTCAAGTGCTGAAATCAGACTGCTTCTGTCTACAATTATGTTAGTTGTTCTTGTCTTCGGAAGTATTCTCTCATAAGCCGGGAAATGTGAGTCCACTCTCCTGACTGCAAACTCTATTCCTTTTGCAACAAAGAAGAACTGCGCTGCGTCGTAAAGGATGCTGACTTCTTCTTCAGGGTCAAAGAAAGAGAGAATTCTCTGTATTTCTTTTATTCCTTTCATTGGAAGAAGATAGTTGCCGTCTTCTCCTTTTTCAGGAACAACAGTGCTTGAAAGAGCAAGTCTTCTTGTATCTGTTGAGACAATACTGAGTACCCCTTCTTTCATTGAAAGGTTCGCAGAAGAAAGATAGAGAGGGAAATCTTCCGTTGTGGATGCCGCTATTGTTCCTTCTTCAAGCACCTTTGCGAGGTCTTTTGCAAGTATTTTGCAGAAAGTCTTTGCCTGTTCATGCGACGGAAGCTCCGGAAATTCCTTTACAGGAAAGGTTGAGAAATTATAGCGGCTTTTTCCTGCTTTTAAAACAGCTTTTCCGTCTGTTACTGTTATTGAAAATTCTTCTCCCGGCGCTTTTTTAAAAAGTTCAGAAACCATCTTAACAGGAAAAACAGCTGTTCCAGGCTCTTCAATAACAACACCGGCTGCCTCACAGCAGATAGAGGTTCTTACGTCTGTCGCTTGAAGAGTTATGCCTTTTTCATCTGCTTTTACAAGAACAGAGGACAAAACTCCCATAGTGTTTCCGCCTGCAGCGCTTCTTTCCGCAACAGACCAGCTTTGGATAAAATTCTTTTTGTTTACGTTAAGTTTCATTTTTCTTCCTCCTATTTTTTTATTTTATATTTAAAAATCAGTAGTAGCAGAAGCAGGGGTGAAAAAATTGTTAAAACAAAGTCCCTATACAGAGTACAACTGTTTTTCTTCCGTGGATTATTTTATTATTTTTTTCGAAATATATCCACAAGATAAACAAAAAAACAATAAAATTTATTTAAAATGTGGAAAAAAAGAAAAAAATCACAGCTTTTTTACAACGTTTTCCACAACCATTTTAACACGACTGTCTAATTTCAGCAGATCTTCTATTTTCTTGCAGGCGTAGAGAACAGTGGTGTGGTCTTTCTTATTGAAGCTGATGCCAATCTGCTGCAGACTTTCTTCTGTTTTCTCTCTGGCGATAAACATTGCAATTTGCCTTGCAAGGGAAAGTTCTGCCGTCCTTTTGTGTGAGAGAAGTTCTTCTACAGAAATACCAAAAGAATCTGCTGTAAGCTGTTGTATCTGGCTTATAGTTGCAGGACCGTGCGTTTTATTTCTGATAAGGTCTTTAAGCCAAAGATTTGCATTTTCTACAGAGAGAGGCTCATTGTTGAATTCGGAAATAGAGCAGACTCTGTTGAGAGCACCCTCCAGTTCTCTTATGTTGCTTGGAATACTTTCCGCTATAAACCTGATAACATCTTCGGATATTTCAAGACCTTTTCTTTCCGCTTTGTTTTGAAGTATAGAAACACGGGTTTCAAAGTCAGGAGTCTGTATGTCCGTTACAAGACCGGAAGAGAAACGGCTGACAAGTCTGTCTTCAAGACCAGTTTCCTTTGGGGGTCTGTCAGAGCTCAGTATAATCTGTTTCTTTGCGATATGTAGCGCATTGAATGTGTTGAAAAATTCTTCCTGCGTTGATTCTTTCCCGCTTATAAACTGGATGTCATCTATCATAAGCACGTCAAGTTCCCTGTAGCGCTGGCGAAAACTCTCTGTGCTGTTTGTTCTGATAGAATGTATAAGGTCGTTGGTAAAAGTGTCCGCACTTACATACAGAACTTTTTTTGAGGGGGTTTTCTCAAGAACAAAATGTCCGATGGCCTGCATAAGATGTGTTTTGCCAAGACCAACCTTCCCCCAAATAAAAAGAGGATTGTATGCAACTCCTGGTTGTTCCGCAACAGCAAGACACGCAGCATGCGGAAGCCTGTTTGATTTCCCCACTATAAACGTGTCGAAAACGTAGTCCCTGTTCAGACCGGTGCCTTCCAGTGGTGATTTAACAGAAGGCTCTGCCGAACGCATCTCACGGGCAGACTCTTTTTTCTCTGAGGCAAGCGACAAAACAATGTCTTTGCCGAAGCCGGTATCTTTAATAAGCATGCGCATGTCGTCAAGATATCTTGAAGAAACAGCTTCGCAACAGAACTGTGTGGGAGCTTCAAGCGCAAGAATGCCGTTGTCAAGAGACGTGGGCATACAAGAATCCAAATAGGTTTTAACCGCGTTATCCACAGAAATTTTGCTTACGCAGTATGCTTTAAATTCGTTCCATATAATATCAACCTGACTGTTCATTGAAACCACCACTTAAAGAATAGTAAAATCGCTCTGTGTTTTCATATTATCATAAAAAAAAGCAAAAAAAGAGTGTAGAAAATGTAAAAGTTATCCACATATACACAAACCATAAGTGGAAAAAAAAACAACAAAGAAAACAGCAAAAAATACTGCCCAAAAAAAATAAACAAAGTGAATAAAAAGAAAAAAAACACACAAACACAGTAATTACAATATATTTCCAAGTGTGTAAAAAAATGTTTGCAACTTGTAATTAAAAAAGAAATTATTTTTAAGAGCAGAAAAAAACGGAAAAAAATTAAAAAGTTTTCCACCAAAAAAAATTACCCCAAAAAAGAATTTTGCAGTAATATAAACAAGTTATTCACTTTTTTGTGGAAAAAACCGGTGAGTAATGTTACTTTTTTATCACTATTTACTAAAAAATAAACAGAAATAAATTTAACGCCACGGAGATTGTTTTTTCAGCTTTGTATGTTAAGCAGGGTTATTTTATGCTGTCAATCTTCCCTGATATTTCTTCCAGAGAAGCGTAATTTTTTTCCAGCAGTTGTTCGAGTTTTTTAAACTCAATTATTGTTTGCGAAACTAAAGTTGAATTTTTTAGAAATTCCGAGTCGCACAGTTTTTCAGAGAGATTGTTTTTCTCGGCTTCCTGCTGTGTTATTTCTTTTTCAAGTTTCTCCTGCTCTTCCAAATATTTCTTTCTGCTTCGGAAAAGCCTGTTCCTTTCTTCAGCCTCTGCCCGTTTTTGTTCTTTGGTTTTAGACGGTTCCGGCTGTTTTGTCTGTCCTGAAATTTCTTTTCCTTCCTCTTCAAGTTTTGCGCGTCGTTCTATAAAGTACGAATAATTTCCTTTGTAGTCATAAAGCCTTCCGTTTCTGATTTCCAAAACGCGCGAAACAAGGTTATCCAAAAACGCGCGGTCGTGGGAAACAATAAGGATAGTACCGCCATATGAAAGAAGCGCCTTTTGGAACAATTCTTTTGTGCTGTAGTCAAGATGGTTGGTAGGCTCATCCAAAATCAGAAGGTTGGAAGGGGAAAGAAGCATTTTAAGAAGTCCTATTCTCGACTTTTCTCCCCCTGACAAGACGGAAATCTTCTTATATATATCATTTCCCGAGAAGAGAAAAGCACCGAGCAGACTGCGTCTGGCAGGAGCTTCCATAGTTGAACCCGTTGCCGAAATTTCTTCCCATACCGTTTTGTTGTAATCAAGATTCTGCGAGGACTCCTGGGAGAAATATTTCCTTTTAACGTTTGTTCCGAATGAAACTTCACCGGACGCAGGCTCCTCTGTTTTGTTAAGAAGCCGCAGCAGGGTAGATTTTCCTGCACCGTTTACACCTACCAGCGCAACCCTCTCTCCCCGCTGGACAGAAAAATCCACATTGTCAAAAACCAGATTATCACCATACTGCTTTTTCAGTGACGTGGCGGAAACAACATCAAGTCCGCTTCTCGGCGCATCGGGAAATTTAAACGAAACTGTTTTATGAGCAGCTTCAACGTCGGTTATTTCAAGCTTTTCAAGCTGTTTTATCCTGCTTTGAACCTGTGCGGCTTTGGTTGCTTTATAGCGGAAACGCTCTATGAAATGCTGCATTTCCTCAATTTTTTCCTTCTGCTGCTCGCGTTCTGCCTCAAGTCTTGCGCGCCGTGCTTCGCGTTCGGAAAGGTATTTGTCGTAACCCATGGAATAGGTTGTGATTTTTCCAAAAGACAGTTCTGCAACAGATGTAACCATGTTTTCAAGAAATCTTTTGTCGTGGGAAACGGCTATCATTGTACCGCGGAAATCTCTAAGCCAGCCTTCCAGCCATTCCATACTTTCCGTATCCAGATGGTTGGTAGGTTCGTCGAGAAGCAGCAGGTCAGGCTCTGACAAAAGCAGAGCTGCAAGTGCAATACGCATTTTCCAGCCGCCTGAAAATTCAGACGTTCTTCTTTTTATGTCGTGTTCGGGGCGGAAACCGAGACCTTTGAGCACCTTTACTGCTTCTGTTTCAAATTTATACCCTCCGCGTGCGTCAAATTCGCGCTGCAGCTTTTCGTAAACCGCAAGCCTGCCGCACAGTTCAGGAGAGTTTTCTTCCAGCTCCGCAAGTTCTGCTTCAGCCTCCCCCAGTTTTTTCCTGATTTCGTCAAGTCCTGCGCTTGTATATAAGAAGGAAAGCAGCGGAGCATCATCAATCTCGACCAGATCCTGCGGCAGATAACCTGTTCTGGCTGCTTTTCCCGAAAAAACAACAGATCCGTCGTCATATTCCTGAAGACCTGCAAGTACACGCAGCATGGTAGTTTTTCCTACCCCGTTGCCGCCGACAAGCCCTACCCTGCTTTTGGGGGCAATAAACCAGTCGGTGCCGTTAAGCACAACCTGCTCTCCAAAATTGATTTTGAGACCGCGAATTGTAATCATGTATTTTTCCTCCCGGCTATTATAACAAAGAAATTTCCGGAATAAGCAGTAAATTTTTTGTAAAACAGATAAAAAATTATGCTTAATTTAACAAAAAACACCAAATAAGCAGAAAAATTATAAAAATAAGCAGCAAAAACACTTGAAATTTATGCTTAATAATGTATAATACAGTAGCAACGGAATAAAACTTTTTGGAGGTGCTGCAATGTCAGAACAAAAAAAATACCCGAACATGCGGGAAATTTTTGCTTCGTTGGTTTTTGACCGCAGAGAAATGAAACATCGGCTTCCGCAGGACGTTTATGAAAATCTTATAGGCGCGATGGAAGGCAGACAGAAAATAGATTCCGGAATTGCCGACACAGTTGCTCTTGCAATGAAAGACTGGGCTGTAAGCAACGGAGCAAGCCACTGGGCACACTGGTTCCACCCTCTTCATGAGCACACGGCTGAAAAACACACCGCATTTCTTACAGCCGACGCAGAAGGGGCGCCAATAGAGCTTTTCAGAGGAAAAGATCTTATGCAGAGTGAACCCGACGCCTCCTCCTTCCCCTCGGGCGGAACAAGAAGCACCTTTGAAGCAAGAGGATATTCCGCATGGGATCCGACATCTCCGGCATTCATCATCAAAAGCCCAAAAGGCGGAACCCTGTGTATTCCCTCTGTTTTTATCGCTTACGACGGTTCCCCGCTTGATTTGAAGACGTACCTTCTCCGTTCGCTTGACGCTGTCGAAAGCAGGGCGCTGAAGCTGCTTAAGCTTTTCGGAAACAGGGGAGTGCGCTACGTCAGGGCAACGCTCGGCGGAGAGCAGGAATTCTTCCTGCTTGACAGACCTCGTGCGCAGAAACGCCCAGACCTGCGTTTCTGCGGAAGAACCCTGATAGGTTCAAAGCCGCCGCGTGACCAGAAAATGGAAGACCATTATTTCGGAACAATTCCGCCAAAGGTACTTGCTTATATGGAAGACGTACAGCGCGATCTGGCGCGTCTCGGGGTGGACCTTGCAACGCGCCACAATGAGGCTGCGCGCTGCCAGTTTGAATTTGCCCCGAATTTCTCAGAGGCAAATCTTGCCTGTGACCAGAACCAGATAATTATGGAAACGATGCGCAAGCTTGCGAGTCAGCATGATTTGCGGCTTCTTTTCCACGAAAAACCTTTTGACTGCTTGAACGGCAGCGGAAAACACACAAATTTCTCTCTTGAAGACAGTGAAGGCCGCAACCTTCTGAAACCGTCGACAAACCACAGAAAGAATGTGATTTTTCTCTCGTTCCTGACTTCGTTTGTCTTTGGTGCTTCAGAATACAGCGGACTTCTTCAGGCATCGGTTTCAACGCCGGGCAACCTTTACAGGCTTGGCGGACAGGAAGCACCCCCTTTTATAATGAGCGTCTATCTTGGCGACACCATAGACAGAATGCTTACTGCCGTTGAAAAAGCAGCAGGCAGGGACGAAGATATGCCCGAGAAGAGCACGCTTGACCTCGGTCTTGACAAACTGCCTACGATAATCGCATACGACAGCGACAGAAACAGGACAAGCCCGATTGCTTTTACAGGAAACAAATTTGAATTCCGCGCTCCCGGAGCGTCGCAGGCCATGGCAATTCCGGCAACCTTCATATTTGCAATATGGGCTGCGGGTCTGGAAAAATTCAACGAAAAATTCAGCGCGCGCCTTAAAAAAGGCGCAGACGTACTTGACGCTGCTCTTGCAACAATCCGCGAAGTTTCAAAAGCAAGCCGCAAAATCCGTTTTGAAGGCGACAGCTATTCGGAAGAATGGCGCAGGGAAGCAGAAAAACGCGGCATAGTCAAGGCTGAAACGATACCGGAAGGCATTGATCTCTTCCTTGAACCAAAATCCGTTGAAATGCTGTCAAAACTCGGTGTTTTCACTCCGCGCGAAATGGAAGCATTCCACACAATCCGGCTTGAAGCCTTTGTCAACAGCATAGAAATTGAAATTTCCCTGCTTCGTGACATGATGTTTGAAGGTTTCCTGCCGAGTATATCAAAGCAGCTGAAGCTTGAAAACGAATCGATTGCTTCGGTCAAGGACATGCGCATACCGCACATAGACGCGTGGAAAAAACACATAGAGCTGTTGGCAAAGAGCAAGGCGGAAATAATAGTAAAAACCAAAGAACTCGAACTGCTGAAAGAGAAAATGGCAGAACTTGAACCCAGGGAACATGCAGAAGCCATAATTGTTAAAGCTCTTCCGCTTATGAAGAAAATAAGAGAACTGTGTGACGAGGCCGAAGGCTATATTTCAAAAGAAAACCTTGCCTACCCGAAGTACCGCGCTCTTATGTCACTCAGCACGCAGCTCAGCGAATAGGAGAGAAAGTATGGTTTTAGGCAGAAAAAAAACTGAAGCAGCGCGTTTTCCGCGCGGGGTTCAGCTTCCGGCATTCTGCGACGTACACGTGCATTTCAGGGAACCGGGCTTTTCCTACAAGGAAACGATAAAAACAGGCTGCCTTGCTGCCGCACACGGAGGTTACTCTGCTGTCTGCGCGATGCCTAATCTGAATCCTGTTCCCGACACCCCTGAAAATCTTGAAAAAGAGCTCGAAATAATACGCCGCGACGCATGTATTAACGTTTACCCCTACGGTGCGGTTACAGAAGG
This genomic interval from Candidatus Equadaptatus faecalis contains the following:
- a CDS encoding DUF721 domain-containing protein, which translates into the protein MPERIKTLSEWQKCLPPETAGMLEICGRLTKLEKEWQSLFQGSEEALGRETSPGNCSFEDSSAVLTVHVRNAALLQSLRFKEKLFKSRVEWFLGIKIKKIEFAAGKVERISSAKPALRAFERQGVLLAAEEQVEKAKAELRETAAGETLREVIARVRVIAEKKSRQKNT
- the mnmG gene encoding tRNA uridine-5-carboxymethylaminomethyl(34) synthesis enzyme MnmG, with amino-acid sequence MKINGEEYDVIIVGGGHAGCEAALASAKMGAKTLMLNLYLDATAMMPCNPSIGGPAKGHIVREIDALGGVMAEAADFSTRHLRWLNTSKGPAVRSLRAQCDPKKYTEFYLKALYSCPNLEVHQAQVTELVVEKGSAAGVKITTGQIFRAKAVILCTGTSLGSKIHIGLTNHKSGPLGSVAGTALSRSLRSAGLDMGRLRTDTTPRLQIDTIDWDILEKQESLEEPQAFSHFGEKKTYSGMFCGLTRTNVETHRIIRKYFDRSPLVSGELAGKKGPRYCPSIDDKLIKFPQKESHPVFLEPVSPANMEVYMQNFSTSMCLEAQFESVATIKGCEHAHILKPGYAIEYDYSNPLQMHPWLESKKIKKLFTAGQINGTSGYEEAGVQGLIAGINAALVLRGEEPLVLGREQAYCGVLIDDLVTKGTEEPYRMLTSRCEYRLLLRFDNADDRLSDIGHKIGLLPDEKWNILNMRRKKRDEETERLQNVKIPASDTVNGMIAENGAAPLTEGTTAFELLRRPEICWETVAKLSESSVDTETGEKISVACKYEGYIDRQLRQVEKFSKMEQLRFPQNFDLSKVTGLSAEGLQKLEKIQPATLGQASRISGVSPADIQLLWIAIEASRRSKKDA
- the recF gene encoding DNA replication and repair protein RecF (All proteins in this family for which functions are known are DNA-binding proteins that assist the filamentation of RecA onto DNA for the initiation of recombination or recombinational repair.), coding for MGFRRVKYINFRNIEPQEVQLSGGLNLLTGLNSSGKTNFLEGISLLSGWGPFEGGTKTKDLAARESREKNIILTGQKDDEYGEIIQVCLGERNSIRYNDKPLSSTELRFRMPVLCFMPDDTQLVEGPAARRRRLLDLLLALLIPAYAKRHSEYKRAVRQKAVLLKKGENTEIVEKVMEPLAQWIWKMRKEAVILLSEEMERLSGLAAEGTTLSFAKGGIKSENEESFFFESLAALREKEQRYRIPLVGPQRDDIIIESNNLPTAEALSRGYRRRTAIALMLAASEGVFRKTGKRPTLLLDEVTAELDTGGREIMFGTLLDRKEQVIAATAEPFTENFRGAVYRVDKGKVEKISE
- the dnaN gene encoding DNA polymerase III subunit beta — translated: MKLNVNKKNFIQSWSVAERSAAGGNTMGVLSSVLVKADEKGITLQATDVRTSICCEAAGVVIEEPGTAVFPVKMVSELFKKAPGEEFSITVTDGKAVLKAGKSRYNFSTFPVKEFPELPSHEQAKTFCKILAKDLAKVLEEGTIAASTTEDFPLYLSSANLSMKEGVLSIVSTDTRRLALSSTVVPEKGEDGNYLLPMKGIKEIQRILSFFDPEEEVSILYDAAQFFFVAKGIEFAVRRVDSHFPAYERILPKTRTTNIIVDRSSLISALERIDIVVRDHNRMVILDISEGESFKMRGKAPDFGQAKEEISARVTGEELKFGVNTKFFMEALKVLRDQEVSLSFNGSQGHLTIKRVGEESFICLVAPINVPTEEEEEKEE
- the dnaA gene encoding chromosomal replication initiator protein DnaA; this encodes MNSQVDIIWNEFKAYCVSKISVDNAVKTYLDSCMPTSLDNGILALEAPTQFCCEAVSSRYLDDMRMLIKDTGFGKDIVLSLASEKKESAREMRSAEPSVKSPLEGTGLNRDYVFDTFIVGKSNRLPHAACLAVAEQPGVAYNPLFIWGKVGLGKTHLMQAIGHFVLEKTPSKKVLYVSADTFTNDLIHSIRTNSTESFRQRYRELDVLMIDDIQFISGKESTQEEFFNTFNALHIAKKQIILSSDRPPKETGLEDRLVSRFSSGLVTDIQTPDFETRVSILQNKAERKGLEISEDVIRFIAESIPSNIRELEGALNRVCSISEFNNEPLSVENANLWLKDLIRNKTHGPATISQIQQLTADSFGISVEELLSHKRTAELSLARQIAMFIAREKTEESLQQIGISFNKKDHTTVLYACKKIEDLLKLDSRVKMVVENVVKKL
- a CDS encoding ATP-binding cassette domain-containing protein, whose amino-acid sequence is MITIRGLKINFGEQVVLNGTDWFIAPKSRVGLVGGNGVGKTTMLRVLAGLQEYDDGSVVFSGKAARTGYLPQDLVEIDDAPLLSFLYTSAGLDEIRKKLGEAEAELAELEENSPELCGRLAVYEKLQREFDARGGYKFETEAVKVLKGLGFRPEHDIKRRTSEFSGGWKMRIALAALLLSEPDLLLLDEPTNHLDTESMEWLEGWLRDFRGTMIAVSHDKRFLENMVTSVAELSFGKITTYSMGYDKYLSEREARRARLEAEREQQKEKIEEMQHFIERFRYKATKAAQVQSRIKQLEKLEITDVEAAHKTVSFKFPDAPRSGLDVVSATSLKKQYGDNLVFDNVDFSVQRGERVALVGVNGAGKSTLLRLLNKTEEPASGEVSFGTNVKRKYFSQESSQNLDYNKTVWEEISATGSTMEAPARRSLLGAFLFSGNDIYKKISVLSGGEKSRIGLLKMLLSPSNLLILDEPTNHLDYSTKELFQKALLSYGGTILIVSHDRAFLDNLVSRVLEIRNGRLYDYKGNYSYFIERRAKLEEEGKEISGQTKQPEPSKTKEQKRAEAEERNRLFRSRKKYLEEQEKLEKEITQQEAEKNNLSEKLCDSEFLKNSTLVSQTIIEFKKLEQLLEKNYASLEEISGKIDSIK
- a CDS encoding glutamine synthetase III; translated protein: MSEQKKYPNMREIFASLVFDRREMKHRLPQDVYENLIGAMEGRQKIDSGIADTVALAMKDWAVSNGASHWAHWFHPLHEHTAEKHTAFLTADAEGAPIELFRGKDLMQSEPDASSFPSGGTRSTFEARGYSAWDPTSPAFIIKSPKGGTLCIPSVFIAYDGSPLDLKTYLLRSLDAVESRALKLLKLFGNRGVRYVRATLGGEQEFFLLDRPRAQKRPDLRFCGRTLIGSKPPRDQKMEDHYFGTIPPKVLAYMEDVQRDLARLGVDLATRHNEAARCQFEFAPNFSEANLACDQNQIIMETMRKLASQHDLRLLFHEKPFDCLNGSGKHTNFSLEDSEGRNLLKPSTNHRKNVIFLSFLTSFVFGASEYSGLLQASVSTPGNLYRLGGQEAPPFIMSVYLGDTIDRMLTAVEKAAGRDEDMPEKSTLDLGLDKLPTIIAYDSDRNRTSPIAFTGNKFEFRAPGASQAMAIPATFIFAIWAAGLEKFNEKFSARLKKGADVLDAALATIREVSKASRKIRFEGDSYSEEWRREAEKRGIVKAETIPEGIDLFLEPKSVEMLSKLGVFTPREMEAFHTIRLEAFVNSIEIEISLLRDMMFEGFLPSISKQLKLENESIASVKDMRIPHIDAWKKHIELLAKSKAEIIVKTKELELLKEKMAELEPREHAEAIIVKALPLMKKIRELCDEAEGYISKENLAYPKYRALMSLSTQLSE